A stretch of the Flavobacterium sp. 5 genome encodes the following:
- a CDS encoding methylmalonyl-CoA mutase family protein: protein MELVKPYVPVNKVRIVTAASLFDGHDAAINIMRRIIQSTGVEVIHLGHDRSVEEVVNTAIQEDANAIAMTSYQGGHNEYFKYMYDLLQEKGASHIKIFGGGGGVILPSEIAELQNYGITRIYAPDDGRAMGLQGMINDLVQQSDFPIGDKLTNELDLIEDKVPTAIARLISAAENFPEIAKPFFDSIHEKNKTSKIPVLGITGTGGAGKSSLVDELVRRFLIDFPEKTIGLISVDPSKRKTGGALLGDRIRMNAINNPRVYMRSLATRQSNLALSKYVAEAIEVLKAAKYDIIILETSGIGQSDTEIMDHSDVSLYVMTPEFGAATQLEKIDMLDFADLVALNKFDKRGALDAIRDVKKQYQRNHNLWDVNPENMPVFGTIASQFNDPGMNTLYKSIMDKIVEKTDSDLKSTFEITREMSEKIYVIPPHRTRYLSEIAENNRKYDIIALSQEQVAQKLYGIFKTLESVSGKVPTINKAGIDDDSVVPSALKEHDDNKIFINLLLNQFDKVKMDLDPYNWEMILTWDEKVNKYKNPVYTFKVRDKEIKMATHTESLSHSQIPKVAMPKYNAWGDILRWCLQENVPGEFPFASGLYPFKRDGEDPSRMFAGEGGPERTNKRFHYVSAGLPAKRLSTAFDSVTLYGNDPHIRPDIYGKIGNAGVSICCLDDAKKLYSGFDLVHAMTSVSMTINGPAPMLLGFFMNAAIDQQCEHYITENNLEVEVAEIINKIYKEKGVERPHYQGDLPEGNNGLGLFLLGVTGDQVLPLDVYEKIKAKTLKKVRGTVQADILKEDQAQNTCIFSTEFALRLMGDVQEYFISQNVRNFYSVSISGYHIAEAGANPITQLAFTLSNGFTYVEYYLSRGMDINDFGPNLSFFFSNGVDPEYAVIGRVARKIWAKAMKNKYGANERAQMLKYHIQTSGRSLHAQEIDFNDIRTTLQALYAIYDNCNSLHTNAYDEAITTPTEESVRRAMAIQLIINKELGLAKNENPIQGSFIIEELTDLVEAAVLQEFDRITERGGVLGAMETMYQRSKIQEESLYYETLKHTGEFPIVGVNTFLSSKGSPTVIPAEVIRATEEEKQYQIKMLDNLHQCHAVSVKEHLDILQEAAIKGDNLFEHLMEATKVCSLGQITEALFEVGGQYRRNM from the coding sequence ATGGAATTAGTAAAACCGTACGTACCCGTAAATAAAGTTCGAATTGTAACTGCCGCATCACTCTTTGATGGACACGATGCTGCAATAAACATAATGAGAAGAATTATTCAGTCCACAGGGGTTGAAGTAATTCACTTGGGTCATGATAGAAGTGTAGAAGAAGTGGTTAATACCGCCATTCAGGAAGATGCTAATGCCATTGCGATGACATCTTATCAAGGAGGGCACAATGAATATTTTAAATACATGTATGATTTGCTTCAGGAAAAGGGAGCAAGCCATATTAAGATCTTTGGCGGAGGTGGAGGCGTAATTCTGCCATCTGAAATAGCTGAATTGCAAAACTACGGTATTACTAGGATATATGCTCCAGATGATGGGCGTGCCATGGGATTACAAGGAATGATTAATGATTTGGTTCAACAATCGGATTTTCCTATTGGTGATAAATTGACCAATGAATTAGACCTAATAGAAGATAAAGTGCCAACAGCTATTGCACGTTTAATTTCGGCCGCCGAGAATTTTCCAGAAATAGCGAAACCATTCTTTGATAGTATTCACGAAAAAAATAAAACATCAAAAATTCCAGTTCTTGGAATTACAGGAACGGGTGGAGCTGGAAAATCATCTTTGGTAGACGAATTAGTACGTCGTTTTTTAATTGATTTTCCAGAAAAAACTATTGGATTAATTTCGGTTGATCCTTCCAAACGTAAAACGGGTGGAGCACTATTAGGAGATAGAATTCGTATGAATGCGATTAATAATCCTAGAGTATACATGCGATCATTGGCAACGCGTCAATCTAATTTGGCATTGTCAAAATATGTTGCCGAAGCTATTGAGGTTTTAAAGGCAGCTAAATACGATATTATAATTCTGGAAACTTCGGGTATTGGTCAATCGGATACAGAGATTATGGATCATTCAGACGTTTCTTTATATGTGATGACACCAGAATTTGGAGCTGCAACTCAATTGGAAAAAATTGACATGCTTGATTTTGCTGATTTGGTAGCTTTGAATAAATTCGACAAACGTGGTGCTTTGGATGCTATTCGAGATGTGAAAAAACAATACCAACGCAATCACAATCTTTGGGATGTAAACCCAGAAAACATGCCAGTTTTCGGAACTATTGCTTCTCAATTCAATGATCCAGGGATGAATACGTTGTATAAATCAATTATGGACAAAATAGTTGAGAAAACAGATTCAGATTTGAAATCGACTTTTGAAATCACTCGTGAAATGAGTGAGAAGATTTATGTGATTCCGCCTCATAGAACACGCTATTTATCTGAGATAGCCGAAAATAATAGAAAATATGATATTATTGCTTTAAGTCAGGAGCAAGTAGCTCAAAAATTATACGGAATTTTTAAAACACTGGAAAGTGTTTCTGGAAAAGTTCCAACTATTAACAAAGCAGGAATTGATGATGATTCAGTGGTTCCAAGTGCTTTGAAAGAACACGATGATAATAAAATTTTTATTAATCTTTTATTGAATCAATTTGATAAAGTAAAAATGGATTTGGATCCCTACAACTGGGAAATGATTTTGACTTGGGATGAAAAAGTCAATAAATACAAAAATCCAGTATATACTTTTAAAGTTCGTGACAAGGAAATAAAAATGGCTACGCATACGGAATCGTTATCACATTCTCAAATTCCTAAAGTAGCAATGCCTAAGTATAATGCTTGGGGTGATATTTTGCGATGGTGTTTGCAGGAGAATGTTCCTGGGGAGTTTCCTTTTGCATCAGGTTTGTATCCATTTAAACGTGATGGAGAAGATCCGTCTCGAATGTTTGCTGGTGAAGGTGGGCCTGAAAGAACGAACAAACGTTTTCATTATGTAAGCGCAGGATTACCAGCTAAGAGACTTTCTACAGCCTTTGACAGTGTTACTTTGTATGGAAATGACCCACATATTAGACCAGATATTTATGGAAAAATAGGGAATGCAGGAGTTTCTATCTGTTGTTTGGATGATGCTAAAAAATTGTATTCAGGATTTGATTTAGTTCATGCTATGACATCTGTGAGTATGACCATAAACGGTCCAGCTCCAATGCTGCTTGGTTTTTTTATGAATGCAGCTATCGACCAGCAGTGTGAACATTATATCACAGAGAATAATTTAGAAGTTGAGGTTGCTGAGATTATTAATAAAATCTACAAAGAAAAAGGTGTAGAACGCCCACATTATCAAGGAGATTTACCTGAAGGTAATAATGGATTAGGATTGTTTCTTTTAGGAGTAACAGGTGATCAGGTATTGCCTTTGGATGTATATGAAAAAATAAAAGCCAAAACGCTTAAAAAAGTCAGAGGAACAGTTCAGGCCGATATTCTAAAAGAAGATCAAGCTCAGAATACTTGTATTTTTTCTACTGAATTTGCTTTGCGTTTGATGGGAGATGTTCAGGAATATTTTATTAGCCAAAATGTTAGAAACTTTTATTCGGTATCTATTTCGGGTTATCATATTGCCGAAGCAGGAGCGAATCCAATCACACAATTAGCTTTCACACTTTCTAATGGTTTTACGTATGTAGAATACTATTTGAGCCGTGGAATGGATATTAATGATTTTGGACCTAATTTATCATTCTTTTTCTCTAATGGCGTCGATCCAGAATACGCAGTAATTGGTCGTGTAGCTAGAAAAATTTGGGCGAAGGCTATGAAAAATAAATATGGTGCCAATGAACGTGCTCAAATGTTAAAATATCATATTCAGACTTCTGGACGTTCTTTACATGCACAGGAAATTGATTTCAATGATATTCGTACCACTTTGCAAGCTTTGTATGCTATTTATGACAACTGTAATTCATTGCATACCAATGCTTATGACGAAGCGATTACAACACCAACAGAAGAGTCAGTGCGAAGAGCAATGGCTATCCAGTTGATTATTAATAAAGAATTAGGTCTTGCCAAAAATGAAAATCCGATTCAAGGTTCATTCATAATCGAAGAATTAACAGACTTAGTTGAAGCTGCTGTTTTACAGGAATTTGATAGAATTACAGAGCGTGGTGGCGTACTCGGTGCTATGGAAACAATGTATCAACGTTCTAAAATTCAAGAGGAAAGTTTGTATTACGAAACTTTGAAACACACTGGTGAATTTCCAATTGTAGGTGTAAATACGTTCTTGAGTTCTAAAGGTTCTCCAACAGTAATTCCAGCGGAAGTAATTCGTGCAACCGAAGAGGAAAAACAGTACCAAATTAAGATGCTTGATAATTTACATCAATGTCATGCTGTTTCGGTAAAAGAACATTTAGACATACTTCAAGAAGCTGCAATTAAAGGGGATAATCTATTTGAACATTTGATGGAAGCGACTAAAGTTTGTTCTTTGGGACAAATTACCGAAGCTTTGTTTGAAGTTGGTGGTCAGTATAGAAGAAATATGTAG
- the purU gene encoding formyltetrahydrofolate deformylase, with translation MQRITILIHCEDKKAIVASVTNYIASIDGNIIYLDQHVDADENVFFMRLECEFSKLNWNIESIKSHFQDNLATPFNMTWAMYPQEQKPKMALFISKYDHCLYDILGRYCAGELPLEIPLIISNHEDLKPVAERFNIPFYHVPFTKDNKEEGEKAQIALLKEFDIDFIVLARYMQIITPNLISLYKNRIINIHHSFLPAFPGAKPYHSAFKRGVKIIGATSHYVTEELDEGPIIEQDISRVSHSHSIEDFIMKGRDLERIVLARAIKLHAERKTMVYNNKTVVFS, from the coding sequence ATGCAAAGAATTACCATACTTATCCATTGTGAAGATAAAAAAGCAATCGTTGCCTCAGTAACTAATTATATTGCTTCGATTGATGGAAACATTATCTACCTAGACCAACACGTTGACGCTGACGAAAATGTATTTTTTATGCGTTTAGAATGTGAGTTTAGTAAACTTAATTGGAATATTGAATCTATTAAAAGTCACTTTCAGGACAATCTCGCGACTCCTTTCAATATGACTTGGGCAATGTATCCACAAGAACAAAAACCTAAAATGGCTTTGTTTATTTCAAAATATGATCATTGTTTGTATGATATACTGGGACGCTATTGTGCTGGTGAACTTCCTCTTGAAATACCATTAATTATAAGTAATCATGAAGATTTAAAACCAGTTGCCGAGCGTTTTAATATTCCCTTTTATCATGTTCCTTTTACAAAAGACAACAAAGAAGAGGGTGAAAAAGCTCAAATTGCATTACTAAAAGAATTTGATATTGATTTTATTGTTTTGGCCCGTTATATGCAAATTATCACACCAAATTTAATATCTCTGTACAAAAATAGAATTATCAACATCCATCACTCATTCTTACCTGCATTTCCAGGTGCAAAACCATATCACTCAGCTTTCAAACGTGGAGTGAAAATTATTGGCGCTACCAGTCATTATGTTACTGAAGAATTAGACGAAGGCCCAATCATTGAACAGGACATTTCAAGAGTTTCTCACAGCCACTCGATAGAAGATTTTATTATGAAAGGACGTGACTTAGAACGTATTGTACTCGCGAGAGCTATAAAATTACATGCCGAACGAAAAACGATGGTGTATAATAATAAAACGGTTGTATTCTCTTAG
- a CDS encoding DUF4197 domain-containing protein produces MKKTLLLLLIIPAISNAQFKDILAKAKEKINTVTNSNSSLDIAAGLKEALNKGVSEQVFKLTATDGFYKNEAVKIVMPEELAKLDKTLRKMGMSKLADEGILVLNRAAEDAVKEATPIFVTAIKNITITDAKSILLGNDNAATVYLQSATTTSLYAKFNPVVQQSIGKVGADVIWANIIKQYNTMPFVAKVNPDLTDYVTQKALDGVFKMITVEEKNIRTDINARTSNVLKKVFALQDKK; encoded by the coding sequence ATGAAAAAAACCCTACTCCTACTCCTTATTATACCTGCCATTAGTAATGCACAATTTAAAGACATATTAGCTAAAGCTAAAGAAAAAATAAATACAGTTACAAACTCGAACAGTAGCTTAGATATTGCTGCCGGATTAAAAGAAGCCCTTAATAAAGGAGTTTCTGAACAAGTATTTAAACTAACAGCCACTGATGGGTTTTATAAAAATGAAGCTGTCAAAATTGTAATGCCCGAAGAATTAGCAAAACTAGACAAAACCTTACGAAAAATGGGAATGTCAAAATTAGCAGATGAAGGCATTCTAGTTTTAAACAGAGCTGCAGAAGATGCCGTAAAAGAAGCTACACCTATTTTTGTTACAGCAATTAAGAATATAACCATAACAGACGCTAAAAGTATTTTACTAGGGAATGACAATGCTGCAACGGTTTATTTGCAATCGGCGACTACAACCTCACTTTATGCTAAATTTAATCCTGTGGTTCAACAATCTATTGGTAAAGTGGGTGCTGATGTAATTTGGGCTAACATTATTAAACAATACAACACTATGCCATTTGTAGCCAAAGTAAATCCTGATCTTACCGATTATGTAACCCAAAAAGCATTAGACGGAGTTTTCAAAATGATTACTGTTGAAGAAAAAAACATTAGAACTGATATTAATGCAAGAACATCGAATGTTTTAAAGAAAGTATTTGCATTACAGGACAAAAAATAA